The proteins below come from a single Bombus fervidus isolate BK054 chromosome 15, iyBomFerv1, whole genome shotgun sequence genomic window:
- the LOC139995165 gene encoding very long chain fatty acid elongase 6-like: MNKGDSLQIIQPTYSHVFNFEKTYFYPDTQKWLQKNFQYCYYCCIIYVILIFGGKYYMSSRPKFDLRGPLVLWSGFLAVFSIIGFCRTAPEMFSTLRHHGFYHSICIPSHLLQDHVSGFWTWVFILSKIPEFGDTIFIVLRKRPLTFVHFYHHLTVVLYSWFTYEETTAATRWYVVINYFVHSWIYSYYTLRAMQYKLPKGFAMMITAMELVQMVIGCVVTIAAYYYRESCGLECYTTRKNFIFGFAIYFSYLILFGNFFFKVYLSDKRKNKVGENVYVNGRKECYKPKTS, encoded by the exons atgaaTAAAGGGGATTCTCTGCAGATCATACAACCTACCTACTCGCATGTCTTCAATTTCGAAAAAACATACTTCTACCCAGACACTCAAAAATGGCTGCAGAAAAATTTTCAGTACTGCTACTACTGCTGTATTATTTACGTGATCCTAATTTTTGGTGGGAAGTATTATATGTCGAGTAGACCAAAGTTTGATTTGAGGGGTCCGCTTGTATTATGGAGTGGATTCCTTGCAGTGTTCTCCATTATCGGATTTTGTAGAACAGCACCGGAAATGTTCTCTACATTGAGACATCATGGCTTTTACCATAGTATTTGCATACCTAG tcACCTTTTGCAAGATCATGTTTCTGGCTTTTGGACATGGGTATTTATCTTATCAAAGATCCCAGAATTTGGCGATACGATCTTCATCGTGTTACGAAAGCGACCATTgacatttgtacatttttaccATCATTTAACCGTTGTTCTTTACTCTTGGTTCACATATGAGGAGACTACAGCAGCCACAAGGTGGTATGTCGTAATAAATTACTTTGTTCATTCCTGGATATATTCTTATTATACTTTGAGAGCAATGCAATACAAATTACCAAAAGGCTTTGCCATGATGATTACTGCGATGGAGCTCGTACAAATGGTGATTGGTTGCGTTGTAACAATTGCGGCTTACTATTATCGAGAAAGTTGTGGACTTGAATGCTACACTACgcgtaaaaattttatatttggttTCGCCATCTACTTCAGTTATTTAATCCtatttggaaatttcttcTTCAAGGTTTATCTTTCCGACAAACGGAAAAACAAGGTCGGAGAGAACGTTTACGTCAATGGAAGAAAGGAATGTTATAAACCAAAGACTAGCTAA